The genomic DNA AAGCCCAGAGTTCTCCGACGTCATGGAATACATGGTCATCAACCCCAGCTGGTATGTCCCCCGGTCCATCGTGGTGAACGAATACCTGCCGCAGCTTCAAAGCAATTCCGGTGCGGTCAGCCATCTTGATGTCACCGACCGCAGCGGCAACGTGATCCCGCGCGGGTCGGTGAATGCGTCGAAATACACCGCCAAGACCTTCCCCTATTCGATGCGGCAGGGGCCGAGCGAGCGCAATGCGCTGGGTCTGGTGAAGTTCCTGTTTCCCAACAAGTACAACATCTACCTGCACGACACGCCGTCCAAGAACCTGTTCAGCCGGGAAAGCCGCGCGTTCAGCCACGGCTGCATCCGCCTGAACGACCCCTTCGATTTCGCCTACGCCCTGCTGGCCCGGCAGGAGTCGGATCCCAAGGCGGTGTTTCAGGCGCGTCTGAACTCCGGTTCCGAAAGCCGGATCACTTTGAAGGAGCCCGTGCCGGTCCATATCGTCTACCGCACGGCTTTCACGAACGTGACCGGGCAGTTGCAGTTCCGCCGCGACATCTATGGCCGCGACGCGGCGATCTGGAATGCGCTGGCGCGCGAAGGGGTAGCGGTGCGCGCCCTTCAGGGTTAGATCAGGGCCAGACGCAAATCGACCGCGAGGCAGGCCCTATGACACTGACAGTCGCAGATATCGCAAAGGCCCTCGGGACGACGGCCTTCGGCGACACCACACTGACCGTGAACCGCCCGGCAGAGCCCGGCGACGCCCGTGCGGACGATCTCGCACTGGCGATGTCACCGGCCTATGCCGACGCATTGAGCGCGAGCAAGGCACGGGCGGCGATCGTCTGGGACGGTGCCGACTGGCAGGCGCTGGGGCTGCAGGCCGCGATCACCGTGCCGCGCGCGCGGCTGGCCATGGCGGCGCTGACGCAGACCTTCGACCCGGCCCCGGCGCCGACCGGCATCCACCCGACCGCGATCATCCCCGACAGTTGCACCGTGGGGGCCAATCCCAGCATCGGCCCCTTCGTCGTTCTGGCCGAGGGCGTGACCTTGGGTGACCGCTGTCGCCTCGACGCGCACGTCAGCATCGGCCCCGGCAGCACGCTGGGCGACGACTGCTGGCTGAACGCCGGGTCGCGCGTGGGCCGCAACTGCCACTTCGGCCACCGCGTCATCCTGCAGCCCAACGCAGTCGTGGGCGCGGACGGCTTCTCCTACGTCACGCGCGACCTGTCGAACGAGGAACGCGCCTATCAGTCGATGGGCCGCGAGCCTCTGACACCGCCCGCGGACGGCAAACGCCACCGCATCCACAGCCTCGGCGGCGTGATTTTTGGCGACGACGTGGAACTGGGTGCGAACTCCTGCGTCGATGCGGGCACCATTCGCGCGACGCGGGTCGGGCGTGGCACCAAGATCGACAACAACGTCATGGTCGGCCACAACTGCATCATCGGCGAGGATTGCATCCTGTGCGGTCAGGCCGCGATGGCCGGATCCGGCGTTCTGGGCGACCGGGTCGTGATGGGCGGGCGCGCCGCGACCAAGGATCATATCACGGTGGGCAACGACGTCGTGATGGCCGCGGCATCCGGGCTTTATGTCAACGTCAAGGACGGCAGCTTCATCATGGGGCTGCCCGCGATGGAATTACCCGCCTACCGCGCGCGGGAAAAAGGGCTGCGGCGGTTGCCACAGATGCTCAAGGATATCGCCGCGTTGCAGAAACGGGTTCCCAAAGACGACGCCAGCGACTAGATCGCAGGCACCGGTAAGACAGGACCAGCGACTATGACTGTTCAGGACAAGATCATCGCCATCCTTGCGGATCAGGCCCTGCTGGACGTGTCCGACGTGACACTGGACGACACCCTGGAAAGCCTCGGGATCGACAGCATGGGTCTGGTCGAGACGATCTTCGCCATCGAGGAAGCCTTCGACATCACGGTGCCGTTCAATGCCAACGCCCCGGCTGAAAGCGGTTTCGACGTGACCTCGGTCCGCGCCATCGTCGCCGCGGTCGAAAGCCTCGTGAAAGAGCGGGTCTAGGCGCCATGCGCCGCGTGGTCATCACCGGGGCCGGCACGATCAATCCACTGGGTCACGACGTGCCCACGACACTGGCCGCGCTGCGGGCGGGCCATTGCGCGATCGGACCGCTCGATATTCCCGACGTGGACCGGTTGATGATCAAGATCGGCGCGCAGGTCCGCGGCTATGACGAGGCCGCGCATTTCTCGCGTCAGGATCTGACGCTCTTCGACCGCTTCACCCAGTTCGCGCTGCTCTCCGCCCGTCAGGCGCTCGCGCAAGCCGGCCTCAAGTTCGAAGGACAGGCCGCCGACCGGGCCGGCGTAATCCTCGGAACCTCCGGCGGCGGGTTGACGACGCAGGACGACAATTACCGCGCCGTCTTCGAGGGCGGCAAGAACCGCGTCCACCCCTTCATCGTGCCGCGCCTGATGAACAACGCAGCTGTCAGCCAGGTCTCGATCGCGCACAATCTGCGGGGGCCTGCCTTCACCGTCTCGACCGCCTGTGCCTCGTCGAACCACGCGATGGGGCAGGCGCTGGCGATGATCCGGTCCGGGCTGGCCGACGTCATGCTGACCGGCGGGTCAGAGGCGATGCTGTGTTTCGGTGGCATCAAGGCGTGGGAGGGGCTGCGCGTCATGTCCCGCGACGGTTGCCGCCCGTTCTCGGCAGACCGCAACGGCATGGTGCAGGGCGAGGGCGGGGCCGTCTTCGTGTTCGAGGCGCGTGACCACGCCATCGCCCGTGGCGCCGACATCCTGTGCGAGGTCGCCGGGTTCGCCATGTCATCGGATGCCGCCGACATCGTCACACCCTCTGCCGATGGGGCCGCCCGCGCGATGCGCGGTGCGCTGGCCGACGGCGGCATCGGGATCGACGAGGTCGGCTACATCAACGCCCACGGCACCGGGACCACCGTCAACGACCGGACCGAGACGGCGGCGATCCATGCCGTCTTTGGCGAACACGCGCCGCATCTGGCCGTATCCTCGACCAAGGCGATGCACGGTCATCTGATCGGTGGCACCGGTGCGGTGGAACTGCTGGCCTGCATCATGGCACTGCGCGACGGGATCGTGGCGCCCACCATCGGGCTGACCGCGCCCGATCCGGACTGCGATCTGGACTATGTGCCCAGCAGCGCGCGAGACATGCGGATCGACGTCGCCCTGTCGAACGCCTTTGCCTTCGGCGGGTTGAATGCCGTGATCGCGCTACGCCGCGCCTGACACCATGTCTGAGGCAAAAGGGCCACACCGGCGATCATCGCTGGCGTGGCCCTTGTCTTGGATCGACCGACCTTACTGGGCGGCGAGGCTGTCGTAACCGGCGGTGAAGCCGTTCAGCGACAGGTTCAGCACGACTTCCTGATCCGGTGCCGCAGCGGGAACCATGCGGATCGTGGCCGCCGCACCGCGCTTGAGCTGCGTGATCTCGGCGGGGGTGAATCCCACGCGCGCAACGCAGCCGGCCGCGTTGCAGAAGGTGAACGGATAGACCTTCGGCTCGCCGTTATCGATCTTCAGCTGCAGCTGTGCTGTCAGCAGCGTTTCCAGCGGCACTACGATGGTCGCACCCGCAGCCGCCTGGCTGCCAGACGGCAGCGGGAAGGTGCTGAATTCAGCCACGGCATTGTCGTCCTTGTCCATAAGCAACTGATACAGCTGGCAG from Loktanella sp. M215 includes the following:
- a CDS encoding UDP-3-O-(3-hydroxymyristoyl)glucosamine N-acyltransferase; amino-acid sequence: MTLTVADIAKALGTTAFGDTTLTVNRPAEPGDARADDLALAMSPAYADALSASKARAAIVWDGADWQALGLQAAITVPRARLAMAALTQTFDPAPAPTGIHPTAIIPDSCTVGANPSIGPFVVLAEGVTLGDRCRLDAHVSIGPGSTLGDDCWLNAGSRVGRNCHFGHRVILQPNAVVGADGFSYVTRDLSNEERAYQSMGREPLTPPADGKRHRIHSLGGVIFGDDVELGANSCVDAGTIRATRVGRGTKIDNNVMVGHNCIIGEDCILCGQAAMAGSGVLGDRVVMGGRAATKDHITVGNDVVMAAASGLYVNVKDGSFIMGLPAMELPAYRAREKGLRRLPQMLKDIAALQKRVPKDDASD
- a CDS encoding acyl carrier protein produces the protein MTVQDKIIAILADQALLDVSDVTLDDTLESLGIDSMGLVETIFAIEEAFDITVPFNANAPAESGFDVTSVRAIVAAVESLVKERV
- a CDS encoding invasion associated locus B family protein, giving the protein MMRIAVKPLLVGLLLTTAPFAVMAQSTDTPAADTPATDAPAPDAPATTDAPAAAVPATDAPATDAPAATPAPDQTTAAPADAAAAGAANAAPSVGQPFIKATFGDWSQRCLKAEEGQVDPCQLYQLLMDKDDNAVAEFSTFPLPSGSQAAAGATIVVPLETLLTAQLQLKIDNGEPKVYPFTFCNAAGCVARVGFTPAEITQLKRGAAATIRMVPAAAPDQEVVLNLSLNGFTAGYDSLAAQ
- a CDS encoding beta-ketoacyl-[acyl-carrier-protein] synthase family protein, with product MRRVVITGAGTINPLGHDVPTTLAALRAGHCAIGPLDIPDVDRLMIKIGAQVRGYDEAAHFSRQDLTLFDRFTQFALLSARQALAQAGLKFEGQAADRAGVILGTSGGGLTTQDDNYRAVFEGGKNRVHPFIVPRLMNNAAVSQVSIAHNLRGPAFTVSTACASSNHAMGQALAMIRSGLADVMLTGGSEAMLCFGGIKAWEGLRVMSRDGCRPFSADRNGMVQGEGGAVFVFEARDHAIARGADILCEVAGFAMSSDAADIVTPSADGAARAMRGALADGGIGIDEVGYINAHGTGTTVNDRTETAAIHAVFGEHAPHLAVSSTKAMHGHLIGGTGAVELLACIMALRDGIVAPTIGLTAPDPDCDLDYVPSSARDMRIDVALSNAFAFGGLNAVIALRRA